A region of Lichenibacterium dinghuense DNA encodes the following proteins:
- the tolQ gene encoding protein TolQ, translating into MNPADIPAAATAAATALPGSEITILGMFMNASVLVKVIMLGLLGSSLWCWAIIINKMILFSRTRKAMDRFEQVFWSGQSLEELYTDLSQAETIGMASLFVGAMREWKRSFQNVGASFMGLHARLEKVLDVSIAREVEKLESNLIVLATVASTAPFVGLFGTVWGIMTSFRSIAASKNTSLAVIAPGLAEALLATAIGLFAAIPALIFFNNLQGIVARSQARMESFADEFSSILSRQIDHHVGGERDRAA; encoded by the coding sequence ATGAACCCTGCAGATATCCCCGCCGCCGCCACCGCCGCAGCGACGGCCCTTCCCGGGTCCGAGATCACCATCCTCGGCATGTTCATGAACGCCAGCGTGCTGGTGAAGGTGATCATGCTCGGCCTGCTCGGATCCTCGCTCTGGTGCTGGGCCATCATCATCAACAAGATGATCCTGTTCTCGCGCACCCGGAAGGCGATGGACCGCTTCGAGCAGGTGTTCTGGTCGGGCCAGTCGCTGGAGGAGCTCTACACCGACCTGTCGCAGGCGGAGACGATCGGCATGGCTTCGCTCTTCGTCGGCGCCATGCGGGAATGGAAGCGCTCCTTCCAGAACGTCGGCGCGTCCTTCATGGGCCTGCATGCGCGCCTGGAAAAGGTGCTCGACGTGTCGATCGCCCGCGAGGTCGAGAAGCTCGAGTCCAACCTCATCGTGCTCGCCACCGTGGCCTCCACGGCGCCCTTCGTCGGGCTGTTCGGCACGGTGTGGGGCATCATGACCTCGTTCCGCTCCATCGCGGCCTCCAAGAACACCTCGCTCGCCGTCATCGCGCCCGGCCTCGCGGAAGCGCTGCTCGCGACCGCCATCGGCCTTTTCGCCGCCATCCCGGCGCTGATCTTCTTCAACAACCTCCAGGGCATCGTGGCCCGCTCCCAGGCCCGCATGGAGTCCTTCGCCGACGAGTTCTCGTCCATCCTGTCCCGCCAGATCGACCATCACGTCGGCGGCGAGCGCGACCGCGCCGCCTGA
- the ybgC gene encoding tol-pal system-associated acyl-CoA thioesterase, which produces MSAVHRLAVRVYYEDTDFSGVVYHANYLRYFERGRTELLRDLGVDQASLFAAEPPLGFAVARIEVDFRRPARMDDLLDVETRVAELGGASLTMHQRLTRGGDLLVEATVRVAAVSRGRAARLPRDLADLLRG; this is translated from the coding sequence ATGAGCGCCGTCCACCGCCTCGCCGTGCGGGTCTACTACGAGGACACGGACTTCTCCGGCGTGGTCTACCACGCGAACTACCTGCGCTACTTCGAGCGCGGCCGCACCGAGCTGCTGCGCGACCTCGGCGTCGACCAGGCGTCGCTGTTCGCCGCCGAGCCTCCGCTCGGCTTCGCGGTGGCGCGCATCGAGGTCGACTTCCGCCGCCCGGCCCGCATGGACGACCTCCTCGACGTCGAGACCCGCGTGGCCGAACTCGGCGGCGCCTCGCTGACGATGCACCAGCGCCTCACCCGCGGCGGCGACCTCCTGGTCGAGGCCACGGTCCGGGTCGCGGCCGTGTCGCGCGGCCGCGCCGCGCGACTGCCGCGCGACCTCGCGGACCTGCTGCGCGGCTGA
- the ruvB gene encoding Holliday junction branch migration DNA helicase RuvB — protein MPPPPRRLTSPEKRDDDPDSSVRPLSLVDFTGQEAARKNLGVFIEAARARGEALDHVLLVGPPGLGKTTLAQIVARELGVNFRSTSGPVIAKAGDLAAQLTGLEERDVLFIDEIHRLNPAVEEILYPAMEDFQLDLIIGQGPAARSVKIDLSKFTLVGATTRAGLLTTPLRDRFGIPIRLQFYTVAELELIVRRGARVFSIGIAPDGANEIARRSRGTPRIAGRLLRRVRDFALVDGADTITREIADNALRLLDVDDIGLDVMDRRYLDIVALSFGGGPVGVETISAALSEPRDAIEDIIEPYLIQLGFLQRTPRGRLLTPHAFRHLGIAEPKAHSDQYGLFASVRRDDATGEDA, from the coding sequence TTGCCCCCGCCTCCCCGACGCCTCACGAGCCCCGAGAAGCGCGACGACGACCCGGACAGCTCCGTCCGCCCCCTGTCGCTCGTCGACTTCACCGGCCAGGAAGCGGCGCGCAAGAACCTCGGCGTGTTCATCGAGGCGGCGCGCGCCCGCGGCGAGGCGCTCGACCACGTGCTCCTCGTCGGCCCCCCCGGCCTCGGCAAGACCACGCTGGCGCAGATCGTCGCGCGCGAGCTCGGCGTGAACTTCCGCTCGACCTCCGGCCCGGTCATCGCCAAGGCGGGCGACCTCGCGGCGCAGCTCACGGGGCTCGAGGAGCGCGACGTGCTCTTCATCGACGAGATCCACCGCCTGAACCCGGCCGTGGAGGAGATCCTCTATCCCGCCATGGAGGATTTCCAGCTCGACCTCATCATCGGCCAGGGCCCGGCGGCGCGCTCGGTCAAGATCGATCTGTCGAAGTTCACCCTGGTCGGCGCCACGACCCGCGCGGGCCTGCTCACCACGCCCCTGCGCGACCGCTTCGGCATCCCGATCCGCCTGCAGTTCTACACCGTGGCGGAACTGGAGCTGATCGTGCGGCGCGGCGCCCGCGTGTTCAGCATCGGCATCGCGCCGGACGGCGCCAACGAGATCGCCCGCCGGTCCCGCGGCACGCCGCGCATCGCGGGCCGCCTCCTGCGGCGCGTGCGCGACTTCGCCCTGGTTGACGGCGCCGACACCATCACGCGAGAGATCGCCGACAACGCCCTCCGATTGCTCGACGTCGACGACATCGGCCTCGACGTGATGGATCGCCGCTACCTCGACATCGTCGCGCTGTCCTTCGGCGGCGGGCCGGTCGGCGTCGAGACGATCTCGGCGGCGCTGAGCGAGCCGCGCGACGCCATCGAGGACATCATCGAGCCCTACCTGATCCAGCTCGGCTTCCTCCAGCGCACGCCGCGCGGCCGCCTGCTCACGCCCCACGCTTTCAGGCACCTCGGCATCGCCGAGCCGAAGGCCCATTCCGACCAGTACGGGCTCTTCGCCTCCGTGCGGCGCGACGACGCGACGGGCGAGGACGCATGA
- a CDS encoding Uma2 family endonuclease, which produces MSRLNDQFDYMSLDDFEELLADKPRDEKWELIGGRVVKMMTGARWEHHFIVQNMNFALSRHLRESGSPCRVFTESFRLKEDELDSSLLPNVIVRCGPMVPGATSLNDPTILVEVMSYGSVGRDRVEKWRVYQKLASLQHYVLVERDKPVIEVFDRAGEAWFSQRLIEGLDATLHLSSLDLSIPLAEIYRDVLKP; this is translated from the coding sequence ATGTCACGCCTGAACGACCAGTTCGACTACATGAGCCTCGACGACTTCGAGGAGCTGCTCGCCGACAAGCCGCGCGACGAGAAATGGGAGCTGATCGGAGGGCGCGTCGTCAAGATGATGACGGGCGCGCGCTGGGAGCATCATTTCATAGTACAGAACATGAACTTCGCTCTGAGCCGCCATTTGCGCGAGAGTGGGTCACCCTGCCGCGTCTTCACCGAATCCTTCCGACTCAAGGAGGACGAACTCGACTCGTCGCTGCTCCCCAACGTCATCGTGCGCTGCGGCCCGATGGTCCCCGGCGCGACGTCGCTGAACGATCCCACGATCCTCGTCGAAGTGATGTCGTACGGCAGCGTCGGGCGGGACCGCGTCGAGAAGTGGCGCGTGTACCAGAAGCTCGCATCGCTCCAGCACTACGTCCTCGTCGAGCGGGACAAGCCCGTGATCGAGGTGTTCGACCGCGCCGGCGAGGCCTGGTTCTCCCAGCGCCTGATCGAGGGTCTCGACGCCACGCTCCACCTGTCCTCACTCGACCTGTCCATCCCCCTTGCCGAGATCTATCGCGACGTGCTCAAGCCCTGA
- a CDS encoding shikimate dehydrogenase, whose product MTAPRAFVIGHPISHSRSPLIHGHWLKRHGLTGSYEKIAVAPEDLDAFVAGLRASGFVGGNVTVPHKGRVLELADAVDEAADAIGAANTLWFDDGDLVAGNTDAEGFVLSLDDEAPGWDGRGASAVVLGAGGAARAVVHGLLERGFEVAVANRTFLRAAELAEEHEGEVWAYAWDELPPLLRAADLVVNTTTLGMAGQPPLAVDLSGCKRDALVADIVYTPLETPLLAAARARGLRAVGGLGMLLHQAVPGFERWFGVRPEVTPELRALVEADVRGAR is encoded by the coding sequence ATGACCGCCCCCCGCGCCTTCGTGATCGGCCACCCGATCAGCCATTCCCGCTCGCCCCTGATCCACGGCCATTGGCTGAAGCGCCACGGCCTGACCGGCTCCTACGAGAAGATCGCCGTCGCGCCGGAGGATCTCGACGCGTTCGTGGCCGGGCTGCGAGCGTCGGGCTTCGTCGGCGGCAACGTCACGGTGCCGCACAAGGGCCGCGTGCTGGAGCTGGCCGACGCGGTGGACGAGGCGGCCGACGCCATCGGCGCCGCCAACACGCTGTGGTTCGACGACGGCGACCTCGTGGCCGGCAACACGGACGCGGAAGGCTTCGTGCTGAGCCTCGACGACGAGGCGCCGGGCTGGGACGGGCGCGGCGCCTCGGCGGTGGTGCTCGGCGCCGGCGGGGCCGCGCGGGCCGTGGTGCACGGGCTGCTCGAGCGCGGCTTCGAGGTGGCGGTCGCCAACCGCACCTTCCTGCGCGCCGCCGAGCTCGCCGAGGAGCACGAGGGCGAGGTGTGGGCCTACGCCTGGGACGAGCTGCCGCCGCTGCTGCGCGCCGCCGACCTCGTGGTCAACACGACGACCCTAGGCATGGCGGGCCAGCCGCCACTCGCCGTCGACCTGTCGGGCTGCAAGCGCGACGCGCTCGTGGCTGACATCGTCTACACGCCGCTGGAGACGCCGCTGCTCGCGGCCGCGCGGGCGCGGGGGCTGCGCGCCGTCGGCGGCCTCGGCATGCTGCTGCACCAGGCCGTGCCGGGCTTCGAGCGCTGGTTCGGCGTGCGGCCGGAGGTGACGCCGGAGCTGCGCGCGCTGGTCGAGGCGGATGTGCGGGGCGCTCGATAG
- a CDS encoding helix-turn-helix domain-containing protein: MLDDARALGEELLAAGLRVAVMEPDEDVRAVRESLGLTRGEFAIRYGLEVDALEAWEDGRDEPSRAVRSYLKVIRRLPSEASAALESAPG, encoded by the coding sequence ATGCTGGACGACGCGCGCGCGCTCGGCGAAGAACTCTTGGCTGCGGGCCTGCGCGTCGCCGTCATGGAGCCCGATGAAGACGTGAGGGCTGTGCGCGAAAGCCTCGGACTCACACGCGGCGAGTTCGCCATCCGCTATGGCCTTGAGGTTGATGCCCTGGAAGCCTGGGAGGACGGCCGTGACGAACCGAGCAGAGCCGTGCGCAGCTACCTCAAGGTGATCCGACGTCTCCCGTCAGAAGCCAGCGCGGCCCTGGAGAGTGCGCCAGGCTGA
- a CDS encoding ABC transporter permease: protein MREGRSLAFYLLAGFFGLYVLFLYGPMIVIFVLSFQGPQGGMTFPLNGLSTHWFGKLWEGGGIVDIGAAFWRSLELGAVVTVLTVVLSTLAGLAYRRRFVGQNVLFFTAIASLIVPSIVTSLGIALLFRLIDAAVKAGPDWLNESYTTGAGLFTSGLAAHLTWTLPFGLLIMFAIFNRFDGRLEEAARDLGATPWKSFRHVVLPLILPALIGVALFGFTLSWDEIARSSQAIGSDNTLPLQLQALTTTVTTPMIYALGTTTTGVSFVVIALALLGIALLRARQNRHGSDAGKA, encoded by the coding sequence ATGCGGGAAGGACGCTCGCTCGCCTTCTACCTGCTGGCCGGCTTCTTCGGCCTATACGTGCTGTTCCTGTACGGGCCGATGATCGTGATCTTCGTGCTGTCGTTCCAGGGCCCCCAGGGCGGCATGACCTTCCCGCTGAACGGCCTGTCGACCCACTGGTTCGGCAAGCTGTGGGAGGGCGGCGGCATCGTCGACATCGGCGCCGCGTTCTGGCGCTCTCTGGAGCTCGGCGCCGTCGTCACGGTGCTCACGGTAGTGCTCTCGACTCTGGCGGGCCTCGCCTATCGCCGCAGGTTCGTCGGCCAGAACGTGCTGTTCTTCACCGCCATCGCCAGCCTGATCGTGCCCTCGATCGTCACCTCGCTCGGCATCGCGCTGCTGTTCCGGCTGATCGACGCCGCCGTGAAGGCCGGGCCGGACTGGCTGAACGAGAGCTACACGACAGGCGCCGGCCTCTTCACCTCCGGCCTCGCGGCGCACCTCACCTGGACGCTGCCCTTCGGGCTGCTCATCATGTTCGCCATCTTCAACCGCTTCGACGGGCGGCTGGAGGAGGCGGCGCGCGACCTCGGCGCCACGCCCTGGAAAAGCTTTCGCCACGTCGTGCTGCCGCTGATCCTCCCCGCCCTGATCGGCGTGGCGCTGTTCGGCTTCACCCTGTCGTGGGACGAGATCGCGCGCTCCAGCCAAGCGATCGGGTCCGACAACACCCTGCCGCTGCAGCTCCAGGCGCTGACCACAACCGTGACGACGCCGATGATCTACGCGCTCGGCACCACGACGACGGGCGTGAGCTTCGTGGTGATCGCGCTGGCCCTGCTCGGCATCGCGCTGCTCCGCGCGCGGCAGAACCGGCACGGTTCGGACGCCGGCAAGGCGTGA
- a CDS encoding ABC transporter permease, which yields MTDLARPSSAGAASAACPPPALGGAPAATALAATDAAAAPRAARPRGRHGWAPPAWLQALPMGLVFALFFVLPLALVAVVSLMDYNDYEIVPSFTLRSYTETFEGCYDQLPGLCTILKTYWTTVELCFTVWLLTLVIGFTISYFLAFHVRTVLMQTVLALLCTVPFWTSNVIRMISWIPLLGRNGLVNQALIGAGVVDVPVEWLLYSKFSVVLAFVHLFTFFMVIPIFNSMVRIDKRLIEAAYDAGASGWQTLWNVVIPLCRPGIVIGSIFVVTIVMGDFVTVGVMGGQQIASAGKIIETRLNALQFPPAAANAVILLAATLLIITALTKVVDIRKEL from the coding sequence ATGACCGACCTCGCCCGGCCGTCCAGCGCGGGGGCGGCTTCCGCCGCGTGCCCCCCGCCCGCCTTGGGCGGCGCCCCGGCGGCGACCGCCCTCGCCGCCACCGACGCGGCGGCGGCGCCCCGCGCGGCCCGGCCGCGCGGCCGGCACGGCTGGGCGCCCCCGGCATGGCTGCAGGCCCTGCCCATGGGCCTCGTCTTCGCGCTGTTCTTCGTGCTGCCGCTCGCCCTCGTGGCGGTGGTGAGCCTGATGGACTACAATGACTACGAGATCGTTCCGTCCTTCACGCTGCGGTCCTACACGGAAACCTTCGAGGGCTGCTACGACCAGCTGCCCGGCCTCTGCACCATCCTGAAGACCTACTGGACCACGGTGGAGCTGTGCTTCACCGTCTGGCTGCTCACGCTCGTGATCGGCTTCACGATCTCGTATTTCCTGGCCTTCCACGTCCGCACGGTCCTGATGCAGACCGTGCTGGCGCTGCTCTGCACCGTGCCGTTCTGGACCTCCAACGTCATCCGCATGATCTCGTGGATCCCGCTGCTCGGGCGCAACGGGCTGGTCAACCAGGCGCTGATCGGCGCGGGGGTGGTCGACGTACCGGTGGAATGGCTGCTCTATTCCAAGTTCTCCGTGGTGCTGGCCTTCGTGCACCTGTTCACCTTCTTCATGGTGATCCCGATCTTCAACTCGATGGTGCGGATCGACAAGCGCCTGATCGAGGCCGCCTACGACGCCGGCGCGTCCGGCTGGCAGACGCTGTGGAACGTGGTGATCCCGCTGTGCAGGCCGGGCATCGTCATCGGCTCGATCTTCGTCGTCACCATCGTGATGGGCGACTTCGTCACCGTGGGCGTGATGGGCGGCCAGCAGATCGCCTCGGCGGGCAAGATCATCGAGACGCGCCTCAACGCCCTCCAGTTCCCGCCCGCCGCCGCCAACGCCGTGATCCTGCTGGCCGCGACGCTGCTCATCATCACCGCCCTGACCAAGGTGGTCGACATCCGCAAGGAGCTGTGA
- a CDS encoding ABC transporter substrate-binding protein translates to MTQDIRPTVKLSRRTLLRGSAAVAGVAAGSGAITGFPAVWSAEPKVLRYLGTAVNQSADIAKKVKEDTGITIEYVAVTTDDVTKRVITQPNSYDIVDTEYFSLKKLVPAGNLKAMNGKRIKEYGNITPVITKCELPDGQKIGDQGTAPKKVMFLEGEKSTKFAPEVTEWATLIPTVYNADTLGIRPDLIKTKVDSWAQLLNPEFKGKAAILNIPSIGIMDAAMVVEATGQYKYPDKGNMTKPEIDMTMKVLTEAKKNGQFRAFWKDFNESVNLMASGETVIQSMWSPAVTAVKSKGIPCVFQPLKEGYRSWASGFAVSKGVTGMKEDVAYEFVNWFLSGWAGAYLNRQGYYSAVLPTAKAAMEPYEWAYWMEGKPAEKDIHAPDGTLLDKAGNVRDGGSFDDRMGKVACWNAIMDENDYMVRKWNEFIAA, encoded by the coding sequence GTGACACAGGACATCAGGCCGACCGTGAAGCTGTCGCGCCGCACGCTGCTGCGGGGCTCCGCGGCGGTGGCCGGCGTCGCCGCCGGCTCGGGCGCGATCACGGGCTTCCCGGCCGTGTGGTCGGCGGAGCCGAAGGTGCTGCGCTACCTCGGCACCGCCGTGAACCAGTCGGCCGACATCGCCAAGAAGGTGAAGGAGGACACCGGCATCACCATCGAATACGTCGCCGTCACCACCGACGACGTGACCAAGCGCGTGATCACGCAGCCGAACTCCTACGACATCGTCGACACGGAATATTTCTCGCTGAAGAAGCTGGTCCCCGCCGGCAATCTCAAAGCCATGAACGGCAAGAGGATCAAGGAATACGGCAACATCACGCCCGTCATCACCAAGTGCGAGCTGCCGGATGGGCAGAAGATCGGCGACCAGGGCACCGCGCCCAAGAAGGTGATGTTCCTCGAAGGCGAGAAGTCGACCAAGTTCGCCCCCGAGGTGACCGAGTGGGCGACGCTGATCCCGACCGTCTACAACGCCGACACGCTCGGCATCCGGCCCGACCTGATCAAGACCAAGGTCGACAGCTGGGCGCAGCTCCTGAACCCCGAGTTCAAGGGCAAGGCCGCCATCCTGAACATCCCGTCGATCGGCATCATGGACGCCGCCATGGTGGTCGAGGCCACCGGCCAGTACAAGTACCCCGACAAGGGCAACATGACGAAGCCCGAGATCGACATGACCATGAAGGTGCTGACGGAGGCCAAGAAGAACGGCCAGTTCCGCGCCTTCTGGAAGGACTTCAACGAGTCGGTCAACCTGATGGCCTCGGGCGAGACGGTGATCCAGTCGATGTGGTCGCCGGCCGTGACGGCGGTGAAGTCGAAGGGCATCCCCTGCGTGTTCCAGCCGCTGAAGGAGGGCTATCGTTCCTGGGCCTCGGGCTTCGCCGTGTCGAAGGGCGTGACCGGCATGAAGGAGGACGTGGCCTACGAATTCGTGAACTGGTTCCTGTCCGGCTGGGCCGGCGCCTACCTCAACCGCCAGGGCTATTATTCGGCGGTGCTGCCCACCGCCAAGGCCGCCATGGAGCCCTACGAGTGGGCCTACTGGATGGAGGGCAAGCCCGCCGAGAAGGACATCCATGCGCCCGACGGCACGCTGCTCGACAAGGCCGGCAACGTGCGCGACGGCGGCTCGTTCGACGACCGCATGGGCAAGGTGGCGTGCTGGAACGCCATCATGGACGAGAACGACTACATGGTCCGCAAGTGGAACGAGTTCATCGCGGCATGA
- a CDS encoding ABC transporter ATP-binding protein, with protein sequence MRQPDLELIHLTKRYGDTVAVDGIDLKIAAGSYCCLLGPSGCGKTSTLRMIAGHEAASAGDIVFGAHNITDLAPAQRGTAMMFQSYALFPHLDCVDNVAFSLKMKGVDKATRRARAAEMLDLVAMGRYGGRLPAQLSGGQQQRVALARALITEPQIVLLDEPLSALDPFLRTKMRVELKALQRRLGIIFVHVTHSQDEAMALADLAVIMKDGRIEQAGTPRELFNAPLTAFVARFIGGHNVLQGSAGAFAVRADRLHLSRPGANLNVPPTGRDAGLDAVVRSVEYQGTFVQLTLDGAGSEITATLDEPTFDATPFQPGDAVAVSWNAGDVHPLAAAA encoded by the coding sequence ATGCGACAGCCGGACCTGGAGCTGATCCACCTCACCAAGCGCTACGGCGACACGGTGGCGGTGGACGGCATCGACCTGAAGATCGCGGCCGGCTCCTATTGCTGCCTGCTCGGCCCCTCCGGCTGCGGCAAGACGTCGACGCTCCGCATGATCGCCGGCCACGAGGCGGCGAGCGCGGGCGACATCGTCTTCGGCGCGCACAACATCACCGACCTCGCGCCCGCCCAGCGCGGCACGGCCATGATGTTCCAGAGCTACGCGCTGTTCCCGCACCTCGACTGCGTCGACAACGTCGCCTTCTCGCTCAAGATGAAGGGCGTCGACAAGGCGACGCGGCGCGCCCGCGCGGCCGAGATGCTCGACCTCGTCGCCATGGGCCGCTACGGCGGGCGCCTGCCCGCCCAGCTCTCGGGCGGCCAGCAGCAGCGCGTGGCGCTGGCCCGCGCGCTGATCACCGAGCCGCAGATCGTGCTGCTCGACGAGCCGCTGTCGGCGCTCGACCCGTTCCTGCGCACCAAGATGCGGGTCGAGCTCAAGGCGCTGCAGCGCCGGCTCGGCATCATCTTCGTCCACGTCACCCATAGCCAGGACGAGGCCATGGCGCTGGCCGACCTCGCCGTGATCATGAAGGACGGGCGCATCGAGCAGGCCGGCACGCCGCGCGAGCTGTTCAACGCGCCGCTCACGGCTTTCGTGGCGCGCTTCATCGGCGGCCACAATGTGCTGCAGGGCTCGGCCGGCGCCTTCGCGGTGCGGGCCGACCGGCTGCACCTGAGCCGCCCCGGCGCCAACCTCAACGTGCCGCCGACCGGCCGCGACGCCGGGCTCGATGCCGTGGTCCGCAGCGTCGAGTACCAGGGCACCTTCGTGCAGCTGACGCTCGACGGCGCCGGATCCGAGATCACCGCGACGCTCGACGAGCCCACCTTCGACGCCACGCCGTTCCAGCCCGGCGACGCCGTCGCGGTGTCGTGGAACGCGGGCGACGTCCACCCGCTCGCCGCCGCGGCGTAG
- a CDS encoding GntR family transcriptional regulator codes for MSLNGAEEARGFHGRTAEPADRAAEIHAAILLAVVEQRLPPGTKLPEDQLAAHFAVSRTLVRGALQALAGDGVVMLARNRGAAVASPSPQDARDLFDARRVVEAATAARAAERAGPDGWAMLDRLTAEGRAALAEGDRGRAIRLSGEFHVALARLAEQPVLEAFLAELVARSSLVIALYGHRGRSDCGDHDHLGLVAALRDRDAGRAVRLMTEHLREIESDLDLGRARRVPVSLAEALRR; via the coding sequence GTGAGCCTGAACGGAGCAGAGGAAGCGCGGGGCTTCCACGGGCGGACCGCCGAGCCGGCCGACCGCGCGGCGGAGATCCACGCCGCTATCCTGCTCGCCGTCGTCGAGCAGCGGCTGCCGCCCGGCACCAAGCTGCCCGAGGACCAACTCGCGGCGCATTTCGCGGTCAGCCGCACGCTGGTGCGCGGCGCCCTCCAGGCGCTCGCCGGCGACGGCGTCGTGATGCTGGCGCGCAACCGAGGCGCCGCGGTGGCGTCGCCCTCGCCGCAGGACGCGCGCGACCTGTTCGACGCGCGGCGCGTGGTCGAGGCCGCGACGGCGGCCCGCGCCGCGGAGCGGGCCGGGCCGGACGGCTGGGCCATGCTGGACCGCCTCACGGCCGAGGGTCGGGCGGCGCTGGCGGAGGGTGACAGGGGCCGGGCCATCCGCCTGTCCGGTGAGTTCCACGTCGCGCTCGCCCGCCTGGCCGAGCAGCCCGTGCTCGAGGCCTTCCTGGCCGAGCTGGTCGCGCGGTCGTCGCTGGTGATCGCGCTCTACGGGCACCGCGGCCGGTCGGACTGCGGCGACCACGACCATCTCGGCCTCGTGGCCGCGCTGCGCGACAGGGACGCGGGCCGGGCCGTGCGCCTGATGACCGAGCACTTGCGCGAGATCGAGTCGGACCTCGACCTCGGCCGCGCCCGCCGGGTTCCGGTGTCCCTGGCGGAGGCGCTCAGGCGCTGA